A genome region from Magnolia sinica isolate HGM2019 chromosome 8, MsV1, whole genome shotgun sequence includes the following:
- the LOC131252955 gene encoding pentatricopeptide repeat-containing protein At5g48910-like, with protein MSSSLPPSSSPQPLPKTALSPSKTANSFLQQPTTLSEIKQLHAHLIKTGLSQNHTAQNRLLSSCLQNRHSSTLEYALLLFSQSSNPTPFIRNNLIKSFAESQTPQIAISFYSTTHESDFLPNDYTFPALLKACSRLLGVEEGKQIHAHVVKTGYESEIHACNTLIHFYSVCGLLDDARLVFDKMPERETVSWNAMITGYFQNGFSVEALSLFREMQVGGLSPDGVTMVGVLSACAHAGALELGKWVHAYVEKNGLDGRISVKTALVDMYSKCGCVERALEVFEEIPDRNLVCWTAMINGLAVNGYGRKAVEFFDRMVRANVWPDAISIISVLSACSHNGLLEEGRQLFSDLRRRYGVTPQMEHYGCMVDLLGRSGHLDEAYELIKNMPFVPNAVMWRTLLGACKVYKNVEMGEKVLKKILELEPHHHGDYVLLSNIYAAVGRWEDVADVRRTMKKKKIAKIPGCSMIEVDNRIHSFIVEDKSHWHSEEIHRMLGQMAHKLKLAGHVPDTSKVLIDVDEEEKENALGHHSEKVAIAFGLIKTAPGSPLRVVKNLRVCDDCHSAIKLVSKIYEREITVRDRNRFHHFREGSCSCGDYW; from the coding sequence ATGTCTTCCTCCCTACCTCCCTCTTCATCTCCTCAACCACTTCCCAAAACCGCTTTATCACCCTCCAAAACCGCCAATTCCTTCCTTCAACAACCCACCACCCTCTCAGAAATCAAACAGCTCCACGCCCATCTCATCAAAACCGGCCTCTCCCAAAACCACACTGCCCAAAACCGCCTCCTCTCTTCCTGCCTCCAAAACCGGCATTCCTCAACCCTCGAGTATGCCCTCCTCCTCTTCTCCCAATCCTCAAACCCAACCCCTTTCATCCGCAACAACCTTATCAAATCCTTCGCCGAGAGCCAAACGCCGCAAATCGCAATCTCCTTTTATTCTACCACCCACGAATCCGATTTTCTTCCCAACGATTACACCTTCCCCGCGCTTCTCAAGGCCTGCTCTCGCCTTCTCGGTGTTGAAGAAGGCAAGCAGATCCATGCTCATGTGGTCAAAACCGGATACGAATCTGAAATTCATGCCTGCAATACTCTCATCCATTTTTATTCCGTCTGTGGGCTGTTGGATGATGCACGCctggtgtttgataaaatgcccgaaCGAGAGACCGTATCTTGGAATGCGATGATAACTGGGTATTTTCAAAATGGGTTCTCTGTGGAGGCTTTGAGTTTATTTAGGGAGATGCAGGTTGGAGGTTTGAGTCCGGATGGGGTGACGATGGTTGGCGTCCTTTCGGCATGCGCACATGCGGGTGCGCTCGAGCTGGGGAAGTGGGTCCATGCGTATGTTGAGAAGAATGGGCTAGATGGCAGGATTAGTGTCAAGACCGCTCTTGTGGATATGTACTCCAAATGCGGGTGTGTAGAGAGGGCACTGGAAGTGTTCGAGGAAATACCCGATAGGAACCTTGTGTGTTGGACTGCTATGATTAATGGGTTGGCGGTTAATGGGTATGGAAGGAAGGCAGTCGAGTTCTTTGATCGGATGGTGCGAGCAAATGTCTGGCCGGATGCGATATCTATAATTAGCGTCCTCTCTGCTTGTAGTCACAATGGGCTATTGGAAGAAGGGCGGCAATTGTTTAGTGATCTCAGGAGACGATATGGGGTTACCCCTCAGATGGAGcattatgggtgcatggttgatCTTCTGGGTCGGTCTGGACATCTTGATGAGGCCTATGAACTGATCAAGAACATGCCATTTGTGCCTAATGCAGTCATGTGGAGGACCTTGCTCGGGGCATGCAAGGTTTATAAGAATGTGGAGATGGGCGAGAAGGTATTGAAGAAGATACTTGAACTGGAGCCCCACCATCATGGGGACTATGTGCTCCTATCGAATATATATGCAGCCGTAGGGAGATGGGAGGACGTTGCCGATGTGAGGAGgacaatgaagaagaagaagattgcaaAGATACCAGGATGCAGTATGATCGAAGTAGACAATCGGATACACTCGTTTATTGTGGAAGACAAGTCACATTGGCATTCTGAGGAGATACATAGAATGCTAGGTCAGATGGCCCATAAGCTAAAATTGGCCGGCCATGTCCCGGACACCTCAAAAGTATTAATTGATGTGGACGAGGAGGAGAAGGAGAATGCACTTGGGCATCACAGTGAGAAAGTGGCGATTGCATTCGGGCTTATCAAGACGGCACCTGGGAGCCCTTTACGCGTGGTGAAAAATCTTCGTGTGTGTGATGATTGCCACTCTGCGATAAAGCTAGTTTCGAAGATCTATGAGCGAGAGATCACCGTAAGAGATCGAAATCGCTTCCATCACTTTAGGGAAGGATCCTGTTCCTGTGGTGATTACTGGTGA